Proteins co-encoded in one Streptomyces sp. NBC_01283 genomic window:
- a CDS encoding NADP-dependent oxidoreductase — MKAVRFHAYGGIDVLRVEDVERPVPGPGQVLVEVRAAGIQPGEANIRTGALHERWPATFPSGQGSDLAGVVVEVGSQVRGFAVGDEVLGFTHKRASHAQFVVVDDVNLVARPAGLSWDVAGSLYVAGTTAYASVFAVDLEADDTVVVSGAAGGVGSIAVQLARRSGATVIGLASERNHAWLKERGVIPVAHGEGVAERIREASVGKVDAFIDTFGDGYVELAVALGVRPERINTIRDWRAAAKFGARAHGEGAAACAVVIGQLARLAARGKLEVPIARTYPLDQVRDAFHDLEQRRTHGKIVLHP, encoded by the coding sequence ATGAAGGCAGTGCGGTTCCACGCGTACGGCGGGATCGATGTCCTCCGGGTCGAGGACGTGGAGCGGCCGGTGCCGGGCCCTGGGCAGGTACTGGTCGAGGTCCGGGCGGCCGGGATCCAGCCCGGCGAGGCGAACATCCGTACAGGCGCGCTGCACGAACGCTGGCCGGCGACATTCCCCTCCGGGCAGGGCAGCGATCTGGCCGGCGTCGTGGTGGAAGTCGGGTCGCAGGTACGCGGATTCGCGGTGGGCGACGAGGTCCTGGGCTTCACCCACAAGCGGGCCAGCCATGCGCAGTTCGTGGTGGTCGACGACGTGAATTTGGTCGCCCGTCCGGCGGGGCTGTCCTGGGATGTGGCCGGGTCGCTGTACGTGGCCGGCACGACCGCCTACGCCAGCGTGTTCGCGGTGGACCTAGAGGCGGACGACACGGTCGTCGTCTCCGGTGCGGCGGGCGGCGTCGGTTCGATCGCCGTGCAGCTCGCGCGGCGGTCCGGCGCCACGGTGATCGGGCTGGCCAGCGAGCGGAACCATGCCTGGCTGAAGGAACGCGGTGTCATACCGGTCGCGCACGGGGAGGGCGTGGCCGAGCGGATCCGGGAGGCTTCCGTCGGGAAGGTCGACGCGTTCATCGACACGTTCGGCGACGGCTATGTGGAGCTGGCGGTGGCGTTGGGGGTGCGGCCGGAGCGGATCAATACGATCCGCGATTGGCGGGCCGCGGCCAAGTTCGGTGCGCGCGCCCACGGCGAAGGCGCTGCGGCGTGCGCGGTCGTGATCGGGCAGCTGGCCCGGCTCGCCGCGCGCGGGAAGCTGGAGGTGCCGATCGCCCGCACCTACCCCTTGGACCAGGTGCGGGACGCGTTCCACGACCTCGAACAGCGCCGCACCCACGGCAAGATCGTGCTCCACCCGTAG
- a CDS encoding MFS transporter — protein MSPRLGRPRIGSEPGHGLTDTARRIIRLNYGFQLLFNLLWWMPVFYAYQKAAGLTDGQIFGIQSIYYVAFCLFEIPTGLIADRIGTRNCLRAGAVVMTAANLAPVLSASYTGFLVHFLAIAAGRSLTSGAASAYLYDGLRAEKCDEHYLKAEGTARALGLAAKVVCWPLVGPLMSLAHAAPYVLSAASAAGSLACAIALPRLAGAGSAGGSGTEKAGGGRRGGAFLRDAGHALRCVASSRWLTLVMVQGVAVFTLSRICQVNLFQPILLDHGIAEASHGGVLAAMTVAEAVASARPQWLSRRLPPVAWVSILSLALAGTLAAMTLGGPWAVVALLCLFAAATGFAYPIQRKLVNDAVPAHAPRATLLSIESIVDRGVCALAAVAAGAYLSAGHLNVLLWHSALATAVLLGVFQLLLRSGVVERAAVPPPETADADDAGRLTGGRRGGPRANR, from the coding sequence GTGAGCCCGCGACTGGGCCGACCGCGCATCGGCAGCGAGCCGGGCCACGGCCTGACGGACACCGCCCGCCGCATCATCCGGCTCAACTACGGCTTCCAGCTGCTGTTCAACCTGCTGTGGTGGATGCCCGTGTTCTACGCCTACCAGAAGGCGGCCGGGCTGACGGACGGGCAGATCTTCGGCATCCAGAGCATCTACTACGTGGCCTTCTGCCTGTTCGAGATCCCGACCGGCCTGATCGCCGACCGGATCGGCACCCGCAACTGCCTGCGTGCCGGGGCGGTGGTCATGACGGCGGCGAATCTGGCGCCGGTCCTCAGCGCCTCGTACACCGGCTTCCTCGTCCACTTCCTCGCCATCGCCGCGGGCCGCTCCCTCACGTCTGGTGCCGCGAGCGCCTATCTGTACGACGGGCTGCGGGCCGAGAAGTGCGACGAGCACTATCTGAAGGCGGAGGGCACCGCGCGGGCCCTGGGGCTCGCGGCGAAGGTCGTGTGCTGGCCGCTGGTCGGGCCCCTGATGTCCCTCGCCCACGCGGCGCCGTACGTGCTCAGTGCCGCGAGCGCGGCGGGCTCCCTCGCCTGCGCCATCGCGCTGCCCCGGCTGGCGGGGGCTGGCAGCGCCGGCGGCAGCGGTACGGAGAAGGCCGGCGGCGGGCGCAGAGGCGGCGCGTTCCTGCGTGACGCGGGTCATGCGCTGCGCTGCGTCGCCTCCTCGCGGTGGCTGACCCTGGTGATGGTCCAGGGCGTGGCGGTCTTCACTCTGTCCCGTATCTGCCAGGTCAACCTCTTCCAGCCGATCCTGCTCGACCACGGCATCGCGGAGGCCTCGCACGGCGGAGTGCTGGCCGCGATGACGGTGGCGGAGGCGGTGGCCTCGGCCCGCCCCCAGTGGCTGAGCCGCCGCCTGCCACCGGTCGCCTGGGTCTCGATCCTGAGCCTGGCGCTCGCGGGCACCCTGGCGGCCATGACGCTGGGCGGGCCATGGGCCGTGGTCGCCCTGCTCTGCCTGTTCGCCGCCGCGACCGGCTTCGCGTACCCCATCCAGCGCAAGCTGGTGAACGACGCGGTGCCCGCGCACGCACCGCGCGCCACCCTCCTGTCGATCGAGAGCATCGTGGACCGTGGGGTGTGCGCACTGGCCGCGGTCGCCGCGGGCGCCTATCTCTCCGCCGGGCATCTGAACGTCCTGCTGTGGCACAGCGCGCTCGCGACGGCGGTGCTGCTCGGGGTCTTCCAACTGCTCCTGCGCAGCGGGGTGGTGGAGCGGGCCGCGGTGCCGCCTCCGGAGACGGCGGACGCCGACGACGCGGGCCGCCTGACCGGAGGCAGGCGCGGCGGGCCGCGGGCCAACAGGTAA
- a CDS encoding cytochrome P450 — MAQPQILVLDAAGSDRHAEDAALRSHGPAARVDVLGVEAWAVTDPALLKQLLTDPRVSKDPRQHWPLFPDQILGTWPLALWVAVDNMFTAFGGDHRRLRRLVSPAFTARRMAALQPRIEEITQALLDELAATPAGESADLRERFAYPLPIRVITELMGLPEHSQPDFRRTVDGVFDTTLSPDQAAANTKELYAILADMVAAKRARPGEDMTSVLIATRDDDEGGDGSALTEQELLDTLLLVISAGYETTVNLLDQAIAALLTHPDQLALVREGKSAWTDVVEETLRYEAPVAHLPMRFAVEDIPLAQGLTIRQGDAILASYAAAGRHPDLHGATAETFDVTRVSKTHLAFGHGVHVCLGAALARMEGEIALRGLFTRFPDLALAVPASALRPGESFISNGHRELPVVLRPRTEN; from the coding sequence ATGGCCCAGCCGCAGATCCTCGTCCTGGACGCCGCCGGCAGCGACCGGCACGCCGAAGATGCCGCGTTGCGCTCGCACGGACCGGCCGCACGCGTCGATGTCCTGGGGGTCGAGGCGTGGGCCGTGACCGATCCGGCCCTGCTCAAACAGCTCCTCACCGACCCGCGGGTCTCCAAAGACCCCCGCCAGCACTGGCCGCTGTTCCCCGACCAGATCCTCGGCACCTGGCCTCTCGCGCTGTGGGTGGCCGTCGACAACATGTTCACCGCCTTTGGAGGCGACCACCGGCGCCTGCGACGCCTGGTCAGCCCCGCCTTCACCGCGCGCCGCATGGCCGCCCTGCAGCCGCGCATCGAGGAGATAACCCAGGCGCTGCTGGACGAACTCGCCGCCACCCCCGCCGGGGAATCCGCCGATCTGCGTGAGCGGTTCGCCTATCCGCTGCCCATCCGGGTCATCACCGAGCTCATGGGGCTTCCCGAGCACTCCCAGCCGGACTTCCGCCGTACCGTCGACGGCGTCTTCGACACCACGCTCAGCCCCGATCAAGCGGCCGCGAACACCAAGGAGCTGTACGCGATCCTGGCCGACATGGTCGCCGCCAAGCGCGCCCGGCCCGGCGAGGACATGACCTCCGTACTCATCGCCACCCGGGACGACGACGAGGGCGGTGACGGCTCCGCACTGACCGAGCAGGAGCTCCTCGACACCCTCCTCCTCGTGATCAGCGCGGGCTACGAGACGACCGTCAACCTGCTGGACCAGGCCATCGCGGCGCTGCTCACCCACCCCGATCAGCTCGCTCTGGTGCGCGAGGGCAAGAGCGCGTGGACCGATGTGGTCGAAGAGACGCTGCGCTACGAGGCGCCCGTCGCGCACCTGCCGATGCGGTTCGCGGTCGAGGACATTCCGCTGGCGCAGGGGCTCACGATCCGTCAGGGTGACGCGATCCTGGCCTCCTACGCGGCAGCGGGCCGTCACCCCGACCTCCACGGCGCGACCGCCGAGACCTTCGACGTGACCCGCGTCAGCAAGACGCACCTCGCCTTCGGTCACGGCGTCCACGTCTGCCTGGGCGCTGCCCTGGCCCGGATGGAGGGCGAGATCGCGCTTCGGGGGCTGTTCACCCGCTTCCCGGACCTCGCCCTCGCCGTCCCCGCCTCCGCACTGCGTCCCGGGGAGTCCTTCATCTCCAATGGACACCGGGAGCTGCCGGTCGTCCTGCGCCCGCGCACCGAGAACTGA
- a CDS encoding PEP/pyruvate-binding domain-containing protein, translating into MTTQLFTGAAEPGTDRTVIGEHLSLPLFRTLSGVLAGHPYLKVVVDRAEHTWHLLDTAAHPFHVNYIATRVLGMELAALDADLDAFNASVYMDPGRRFLLGVLSLHTEQDTEGRERTFLVLETTEADTMHGELLAFFYEFTRERVDSRLPVLLKPANHGQEEELAAISELRVPRILSHELFGSRTRTPLNPGDATGRLRYFRTHEEYAAAEAALGWADIVAMPCLPDDVPRVAGFLNTAPITPLSHTNVLASGWGIPNAIVRDLEQLVDRDQLGDAWVRYRVREDEILLERLDHEPDLRAPAWHQQRIRLEPPLLEDTPVLALHRLRSADRDRYGTKAANLGELHHVLDSRSADLIAFYGQPRPPREDLHGHLAARLGLAASSTAELRARAADFVATTVGAPEGVALPFALQQHFLASSPALQQGIGKLKMALELDATDVLDSLCLQLQHLIRHTPLPESVTRQISQAFPATPGGRLVVRSSSNAEDLPGFSAAGVYDSVTTVHGTGELLDAVRQVWASLLSPRSVRLRHQVGISLDDTYMGVIIQEYVPASLGGVLVTCNPTRREDFRNVYLNCSPGSPEQVVDGSVLPQQYLYNTVEGGGRTVALGSFGEALSAATRARLADLSLAGRLLQSHFSGSELGGAEVDKPLDIEWLMTEQGDFRLVQIRPYAL; encoded by the coding sequence ATGACCACCCAGCTGTTCACCGGCGCCGCCGAACCGGGCACGGACCGCACCGTCATCGGCGAGCACCTCTCCCTGCCGCTCTTCCGCACCCTCTCCGGTGTCCTGGCCGGTCACCCGTACCTCAAGGTCGTCGTCGACCGCGCCGAGCACACCTGGCACCTGCTCGACACGGCCGCGCACCCCTTCCACGTCAACTACATCGCCACCCGCGTCCTGGGCATGGAACTCGCCGCCCTGGACGCGGACCTGGACGCGTTCAACGCCTCCGTCTACATGGACCCCGGACGTCGCTTCCTGCTCGGTGTGCTCTCCCTGCACACCGAGCAGGACACGGAGGGCCGCGAACGCACCTTCCTCGTCCTGGAAACGACCGAGGCCGACACCATGCACGGCGAACTGCTCGCGTTCTTCTACGAGTTCACGCGCGAACGGGTCGACAGCAGGCTGCCGGTACTCCTCAAGCCCGCCAACCACGGGCAGGAGGAGGAGCTGGCGGCGATCAGCGAACTGCGCGTGCCGCGCATCCTGAGCCACGAGCTCTTCGGCTCCCGGACCCGGACCCCGCTGAACCCCGGCGATGCCACCGGGCGCCTGCGGTACTTCCGTACGCACGAGGAGTACGCGGCGGCCGAGGCCGCTCTCGGCTGGGCGGACATCGTGGCCATGCCGTGTCTGCCGGACGACGTGCCCCGGGTGGCCGGCTTCCTCAACACCGCCCCGATCACGCCGCTTTCGCACACCAACGTACTGGCCTCCGGCTGGGGCATACCCAACGCCATCGTGCGCGACCTGGAACAGCTCGTCGACAGGGACCAGCTGGGCGACGCGTGGGTCCGCTACCGGGTGCGCGAGGACGAGATCCTCCTTGAGCGTCTCGACCACGAGCCCGACCTGCGAGCCCCGGCCTGGCACCAGCAGCGCATACGCCTTGAGCCGCCCCTGCTCGAGGACACCCCGGTGCTGGCCCTGCACCGGCTGCGCAGCGCCGACCGGGACCGCTACGGCACCAAGGCGGCCAACCTCGGCGAACTGCACCACGTACTCGACAGCCGCAGCGCCGACCTGATCGCCTTCTACGGGCAGCCCCGCCCCCCGCGCGAGGACCTGCACGGACACCTCGCGGCGCGCCTCGGCCTCGCCGCATCCTCCACTGCCGAACTACGCGCCCGCGCGGCCGACTTCGTGGCCACGACGGTCGGCGCCCCCGAAGGCGTGGCGCTGCCCTTCGCGCTCCAGCAGCACTTCCTCGCCTCCTCCCCCGCCCTCCAGCAGGGCATCGGCAAGCTCAAGATGGCACTCGAACTCGACGCCACCGACGTCCTGGACTCCCTGTGCCTACAGCTCCAGCACCTGATCCGGCACACTCCCCTCCCCGAGTCCGTCACCCGGCAGATCAGCCAGGCCTTCCCCGCCACCCCGGGCGGACGCCTGGTGGTGCGCTCCTCGTCCAACGCCGAGGACCTGCCCGGGTTCTCCGCCGCGGGCGTCTACGACTCCGTGACCACCGTGCACGGCACCGGTGAACTCCTGGACGCCGTACGCCAGGTGTGGGCCTCCCTGCTCTCGCCCCGCAGCGTGCGACTGCGCCACCAGGTCGGCATCTCCCTGGACGACACCTACATGGGCGTGATCATCCAGGAGTACGTGCCCGCCTCCCTCGGCGGTGTCCTGGTCACCTGCAACCCGACACGGCGCGAGGACTTCCGCAACGTCTACCTCAACTGCTCCCCCGGCTCTCCGGAGCAGGTCGTCGACGGATCGGTCCTGCCGCAGCAATACCTCTACAACACGGTGGAGGGCGGCGGCCGCACCGTCGCCCTGGGCTCCTTTGGCGAGGCACTGTCCGCCGCCACCCGCGCCCGGCTCGCCGACCTCTCCCTGGCCGGGCGGCTCCTGCAGTCCCACTTCAGCGGGTCGGAGCTCGGCGGTGCCGAGGTGGACAAGCCGCTGGACATCGAGTGGCTGATGACCGAGCAGGGCGACTTCCGGCTGGTCCAGATCCGCCCGTACGCGCTGTGA
- a CDS encoding PAS domain-containing protein, producing MDDSSLKALLEHLPVFWWEVEEPWQVLERGGGAFADTGTAQRFLDRMHQELPAPGSPLEDGRHQARFDGRTFDVSWTLDENVAHSRTRGLAVEVDAHPEAPRRYAAFADLVDLAPAAAFIRDRHGRYLWANHAYAHLYGTTVEDLAGKYIEDFDAPAEADQFRALDQEILTRGTPVRHTLGYRRPDGSAGQAVGHRFPVRENAQTCVAGIYVDITDHLRTMVQRQEAEENLQALRDHSGLPCALLSADGRVIEASAAAAELFHLGLPDLVGRRAHTLLAPAPARDLDRLHRRWNGLIARRTRRVETSAVLVDTQGQQCRAQLHLTTVGHSAARARHVWAVVTHQSLAHEAHPSLTAAQIRILSLLAEGSSNSDIATSMKLSRQTVDYHLSRLRQHLGAATRPALVARAYVLGILAPRAWPPRSATAAHPLSAV from the coding sequence GTGGACGATTCCAGCCTCAAGGCACTGCTCGAGCACCTTCCCGTGTTCTGGTGGGAGGTCGAGGAGCCGTGGCAGGTGCTGGAGAGGGGAGGCGGCGCCTTCGCCGACACGGGTACGGCACAGCGCTTCCTGGACCGCATGCACCAGGAACTACCGGCCCCGGGGAGCCCGTTGGAGGACGGACGTCATCAGGCCCGCTTCGACGGCCGCACCTTCGACGTGAGCTGGACCCTGGACGAGAACGTCGCCCACAGCCGTACGCGTGGTCTCGCGGTGGAGGTCGACGCCCACCCCGAGGCCCCGCGCCGGTACGCCGCCTTCGCCGACCTCGTGGACCTGGCCCCGGCCGCCGCCTTCATCCGCGACCGGCATGGACGCTACCTATGGGCCAACCACGCCTACGCGCACCTCTACGGCACCACGGTGGAGGACCTCGCCGGCAAGTACATCGAGGACTTCGACGCCCCCGCCGAGGCCGACCAGTTCCGCGCCCTCGACCAGGAGATCCTCACCCGGGGCACGCCGGTGCGCCACACCCTCGGCTACCGGCGCCCCGACGGCAGCGCGGGCCAGGCGGTGGGCCACCGCTTCCCGGTGCGGGAGAACGCGCAGACCTGCGTCGCCGGAATCTACGTGGACATCACCGACCACCTCCGCACCATGGTCCAGCGGCAGGAGGCCGAGGAGAACCTGCAGGCGCTGCGCGACCACAGCGGACTGCCCTGCGCCCTGCTCTCGGCCGACGGACGCGTGATCGAGGCGAGCGCCGCGGCCGCCGAACTGTTCCACCTCGGCCTGCCCGACCTGGTCGGCCGCCGCGCCCACACCCTGCTCGCCCCGGCCCCCGCCCGCGACCTGGATCGACTGCACCGCAGATGGAACGGTCTGATAGCCCGCCGCACCAGACGGGTGGAGACCTCCGCCGTGCTCGTCGACACCCAAGGGCAGCAATGCCGCGCGCAGCTCCACCTCACGACGGTCGGTCACTCCGCTGCCCGCGCCCGGCACGTGTGGGCCGTCGTCACCCACCAGAGCCTGGCCCACGAAGCCCACCCCTCCCTCACCGCCGCGCAGATCCGCATCCTCTCCCTCCTGGCGGAGGGCAGCAGCAACAGCGACATCGCCACCTCGATGAAGCTGTCCCGCCAGACGGTCGACTATCACCTCAGCCGCCTGCGGCAACACCTGGGCGCCGCCACCCGCCCCGCCCTGGTTGCCCGCGCCTACGTCCTCGGCATCCTCGCCCCCCGCGCCTGGCCGCCGCGCTCGGCCACGGCGGCCCATCCGCTCAGCGCCGTCTGA
- a CDS encoding MFS transporter has translation MNASQPAVRTGGVVTTLALAGTVAAVMQTLVTPLIAELPQILDTSSSNAAWVVTVTLLVAGVCVPVSGRLGDLIGKRRMLLICALPLVVGSVVCALSSTIVPMIVGRGLQGMGMGMVPLGIALLRDVVPAAKLSGSIALVSASMGIGGALGLPISAAVAEYASWRVLFWGSAVLALMIAALIWFFVPDVPAGAKGQRFDAPGATGLAIGLVSLLLAISKGADWGWGSGTTLGLFAVAVVALGVWGLYELRTRDPLVDLRTTARPRVLFTNIASILVGVGMYAFMLIAPQLLQFPETTGYGLGQSMLAAGLWMAPGCVMMMIVSPLGGKLINARGPKLALVLGALVIAAGYGLSLMLMGTAWGLMIVGLVINSGVGLAYGAMPALIMSSVPLSETAAANGFNTLMRSLGTTIGSAVIGVVLAQMTINLGGGHTIASEDGFRVGLAIGCGVALLAAAVAAVIPGRARPTEDETDRATAVEEATARS, from the coding sequence ATGAACGCCTCTCAGCCTGCCGTCAGAACCGGCGGCGTGGTCACCACGCTGGCACTCGCCGGCACGGTGGCCGCAGTCATGCAGACCCTGGTCACCCCGCTCATCGCGGAACTGCCGCAGATCCTGGACACGTCGTCCTCCAACGCGGCCTGGGTGGTGACCGTCACGCTGCTCGTCGCGGGTGTCTGCGTACCCGTCTCGGGCCGTCTGGGTGATCTGATCGGCAAACGCCGGATGCTGCTGATCTGCGCCCTGCCCCTGGTCGTCGGCTCGGTGGTGTGCGCCCTCTCCTCCACCATCGTGCCGATGATCGTCGGGCGAGGTCTGCAGGGCATGGGCATGGGCATGGTGCCCCTGGGTATCGCCCTCCTGCGGGACGTGGTGCCCGCCGCGAAGCTCAGCGGCTCGATCGCGTTGGTCAGTGCTTCCATGGGCATCGGCGGAGCACTCGGCCTGCCGATCTCCGCAGCGGTCGCCGAATACGCCAGCTGGCGCGTGCTGTTCTGGGGCTCCGCGGTCCTCGCACTGATGATCGCCGCCCTGATCTGGTTCTTCGTCCCGGATGTCCCGGCCGGGGCCAAGGGCCAGCGCTTCGACGCCCCTGGCGCGACAGGCCTCGCGATAGGCCTCGTGTCCCTCCTGCTCGCCATCTCCAAGGGTGCCGACTGGGGTTGGGGGTCGGGCACCACGCTCGGCCTGTTCGCCGTCGCGGTCGTGGCGCTCGGCGTCTGGGGGCTCTACGAGCTGCGTACCCGTGACCCCCTGGTCGACCTGCGGACCACCGCCCGCCCGCGCGTGCTGTTCACCAACATCGCCTCGATCCTGGTGGGTGTCGGCATGTACGCCTTCATGCTGATCGCCCCACAGCTCCTGCAGTTCCCCGAGACCACCGGCTACGGCCTGGGGCAGTCGATGCTGGCTGCCGGGCTCTGGATGGCGCCCGGCTGCGTCATGATGATGATCGTGTCCCCGCTGGGCGGAAAGCTCATCAACGCCCGTGGTCCGAAGCTCGCCCTGGTCCTCGGCGCACTCGTGATCGCCGCCGGATACGGCCTGTCGCTGATGCTGATGGGCACCGCCTGGGGCCTGATGATCGTGGGACTCGTCATCAACAGCGGCGTGGGCCTCGCCTACGGCGCGATGCCCGCCCTGATCATGAGCTCCGTCCCGCTCTCCGAGACCGCCGCCGCCAACGGGTTCAACACCCTCATGCGGTCGTTGGGCACGACCATCGGCTCGGCCGTGATCGGCGTGGTCCTCGCACAGATGACCATCAACCTCGGCGGTGGCCACACCATCGCCTCCGAAGACGGGTTCCGGGTCGGACTGGCGATCGGCTGCGGGGTCGCACTCCTTGCCGCCGCGGTCGCCGCCGTCATCCCGGGCCGCGCCCGCCCCACGGAGGACGAGACCGACCGCGCGACCGCGGTGGAAGAGGCCACCGCCCGGAGCTGA
- a CDS encoding acetyl-CoA carboxylase biotin carboxylase subunit family protein, with the protein MSKVLLVHAKGGPPLGHVLSRAAVRAEIHLLALSALPPAVASTARQLCASVVTPTDAQRSDLVSLIVSQAKAVGAEAVLTFSEYAVVAVAEACEELGLAGAGGAAALARDKRLMRRTWQEHGLPQPEFSPVATEDELHAAAGRLPFPLLLKAAWSAGSTAHQIIRSPHEVSAAWRRSREVMAESAQLGYSELHVAEADADFVVEQIVTGSAAHWFDEPGWGDYVSVEGVVADGVFRPVCLSGRMPTVEPFTERAGITPALLPQDAQDRIVALARESVDALGLRDCGIHTEIKLGADGGMWLIETAARFGGAMTVPQVEEVFGLDLVGMLVDHLLGRTVAWPEQALTPAQADGAAGSLVVLAVDGKGEAWHDRRLWDFSAVEAEVPLSEGSELSVVAESSLADGSVVPVYDPAAGANTMAALCLLSATDPRTVLRDFRTLVDALPQVLPAAPSTQATHTTPSAQTTQPAPSEEASP; encoded by the coding sequence GTGAGCAAGGTGCTGTTAGTGCATGCCAAGGGTGGTCCGCCGCTCGGTCACGTCCTCTCCAGGGCGGCCGTGCGGGCGGAGATACACCTGCTGGCGCTCAGCGCTCTTCCTCCCGCCGTGGCGAGCACCGCCCGGCAACTGTGCGCCTCGGTGGTCACACCCACCGACGCGCAGCGCTCCGACCTGGTGTCCCTGATCGTCTCGCAGGCCAAGGCCGTGGGCGCGGAAGCGGTGCTCACGTTCTCCGAGTACGCGGTCGTGGCCGTCGCCGAGGCGTGCGAGGAGCTCGGCCTCGCCGGGGCGGGCGGCGCCGCCGCGCTCGCCCGTGACAAGCGCCTGATGCGGCGCACCTGGCAGGAACACGGCCTGCCGCAGCCCGAGTTCAGCCCCGTCGCCACGGAGGACGAGCTGCACGCGGCAGCCGGTCGTCTGCCCTTCCCGCTCCTCCTCAAGGCGGCCTGGAGCGCGGGCTCCACCGCGCACCAGATCATCCGCTCCCCGCACGAGGTGTCCGCCGCCTGGCGACGCTCGCGCGAAGTGATGGCCGAATCCGCCCAGTTGGGATACTCCGAGCTGCATGTCGCCGAGGCCGACGCGGACTTCGTGGTCGAGCAGATCGTGACCGGTTCCGCCGCGCACTGGTTCGACGAGCCCGGCTGGGGTGACTACGTCAGCGTCGAGGGCGTCGTGGCGGACGGCGTGTTCCGCCCGGTCTGCCTCAGCGGCCGGATGCCCACGGTCGAGCCGTTCACCGAGCGGGCGGGCATCACCCCCGCCCTGTTGCCCCAGGACGCCCAGGACCGCATCGTGGCCCTGGCCCGGGAGTCCGTGGACGCCCTCGGTCTCCGCGACTGCGGAATCCACACCGAGATCAAGCTCGGTGCGGACGGCGGCATGTGGCTGATCGAGACGGCTGCCCGGTTCGGCGGCGCGATGACGGTGCCGCAGGTCGAGGAGGTCTTCGGACTCGACCTCGTCGGCATGCTCGTCGACCACCTCCTGGGCCGCACGGTCGCGTGGCCCGAGCAGGCTCTGACCCCGGCGCAGGCCGACGGCGCGGCGGGCTCCCTCGTCGTCCTGGCGGTCGACGGCAAGGGCGAGGCCTGGCACGACCGCAGGCTCTGGGACTTCTCCGCGGTCGAGGCGGAGGTACCGCTGAGCGAGGGCAGCGAGCTGTCGGTGGTCGCGGAGAGTTCGCTCGCCGACGGCAGCGTCGTGCCGGTCTACGACCCGGCCGCGGGCGCCAACACCATGGCAGCCCTGTGCCTGCTGTCCGCCACCGACCCGCGCACGGTGCTCCGCGACTTCAGGACCCTGGTGGACGCGCTGCCGCAGGTCCTGCCCGCCGCACCGTCCACGCAGGCCACGCACACCACGCCATCCGCACAGACCACACAGCCCGCACCGTCCGAGGAGGCTTCCCCATGA
- a CDS encoding MarR family winged helix-turn-helix transcriptional regulator — MDKATSEVEYEQMLLSRHGLLTRRKGRRVDGVMERSAYVLLSRIRVQGPMSIGELSDAFDLDASTLQRQTSAAMRAGLVGRIPDPAGGMARKFRITDEGARLLDEEREGMIRSLGRVMTDWPKEDISAFAHYLRRFNTDLERIDGRPWPRP; from the coding sequence ATGGACAAGGCCACGAGCGAGGTCGAGTACGAGCAGATGCTGCTCAGCCGTCACGGGCTGCTGACCCGCAGAAAAGGTCGCCGCGTGGACGGCGTGATGGAGCGCAGCGCCTACGTTCTCCTCAGCCGCATCCGCGTCCAGGGCCCCATGTCCATCGGCGAGCTGAGCGACGCCTTCGACCTGGACGCCTCGACCCTTCAGCGGCAGACCTCCGCCGCGATGCGTGCCGGTCTCGTGGGGCGGATCCCCGATCCGGCGGGCGGCATGGCCCGCAAATTCCGTATCACGGACGAGGGCGCCCGACTGCTCGACGAGGAGCGCGAGGGCATGATCCGTTCTCTGGGCAGGGTCATGACCGACTGGCCGAAGGAAGACATCTCCGCGTTCGCCCACTACCTACGGCGCTTCAACACCGACCTCGAACGTATCGACGGGCGCCCGTGGCCGCGCCCGTGA